From a region of the Mycobacteroides saopaulense genome:
- a CDS encoding type II CAAX endopeptidase family protein, with translation MNPADNRYQDHRLPGWPEVSVAVLAAAVLYMVGAVTALRLPPGCPISPGQANFLVSGLAPLGAFALAALVRFRDVRPFGVRRVHAGWLVVAMGVGLACFVLSWPVSALFDPFFPGSESVQQGYRDAASAGLSSLVVTFALGGLLTPLGEEALFRGVLAQFLSRWGTWIGLLVSAAVFALAHGINAVMPLAFVIGLSTGLLLQLSGSIWPGVLVHAVYNSLGIFYHAVAGG, from the coding sequence GTGAACCCCGCAGACAATCGTTACCAGGATCACCGCCTGCCCGGCTGGCCCGAAGTGAGTGTGGCCGTCCTGGCCGCCGCAGTGCTCTATATGGTCGGTGCGGTGACTGCTCTCCGGCTCCCACCTGGCTGTCCAATCTCGCCCGGTCAGGCCAACTTCCTCGTTTCAGGTCTTGCCCCCTTGGGGGCTTTCGCTCTGGCTGCACTTGTCCGGTTCCGAGATGTGCGCCCCTTCGGGGTGCGGCGCGTGCACGCCGGTTGGTTGGTCGTGGCCATGGGAGTCGGCTTGGCATGCTTCGTGTTGAGCTGGCCGGTCTCGGCGCTGTTCGATCCGTTTTTTCCCGGCTCGGAAAGTGTCCAGCAAGGTTATCGGGACGCGGCCAGCGCTGGCTTGTCCTCACTCGTGGTGACCTTTGCGCTCGGCGGGCTGCTCACGCCCCTGGGTGAAGAGGCGCTGTTTCGCGGCGTCTTGGCACAGTTCCTCTCACGTTGGGGCACTTGGATCGGTCTGTTGGTCAGCGCAGCCGTCTTCGCGCTCGCTCATGGCATTAACGCTGTCATGCCACTGGCATTCGTCATCGGGCTCAGCACCGGACTGCTGCTACAGCTTTCCGGCTCTATCTGGCCAGGAGTGCTGGTCCATGCCGTCTACAACAGTTTGGGTATCTTTTACCACGCCGTCGCCGGCGGCTGA
- a CDS encoding carbon-nitrogen hydrolase family protein: protein MISTKLRVAGLQSAGSPADPEANLAELDQAAKWVAGQADLLITPELFVTGYDIGDRLPELVSADHLDTVRAIAERNEIAIIVGLAESGAAGALYNSAVFIDERGAVRGRHHKTHLFGEIDRAYFTPGSQAVTVVPYRDVNIGMMICYDIEFPENARMSALAGAHLLAVPTAQMTPFEIVADVVIRARAWENQIYLAYINHDGVENTTTYVGRSSIVGPDGGVLDRIESGSGTIIAEIDTEAVRSAQRANPYLTDTRPELNAALVTRDSRVV, encoded by the coding sequence TTGATTTCCACGAAACTGAGAGTCGCGGGCCTGCAGTCGGCCGGGAGCCCAGCGGACCCGGAGGCTAACCTTGCCGAACTCGACCAGGCTGCCAAATGGGTAGCCGGACAAGCAGATCTACTCATCACGCCAGAGCTTTTCGTGACCGGATACGACATCGGGGATCGTCTACCGGAATTGGTGAGCGCAGATCATCTCGACACGGTCCGCGCCATCGCGGAACGGAACGAGATCGCGATCATCGTGGGGCTGGCCGAAAGTGGCGCTGCGGGGGCGCTGTACAACAGCGCCGTCTTCATCGACGAGCGTGGCGCCGTGCGTGGTCGCCATCACAAGACGCATTTGTTCGGTGAGATCGACCGTGCGTACTTCACGCCGGGGAGCCAGGCGGTGACCGTGGTGCCGTATCGAGACGTCAACATCGGCATGATGATTTGTTACGACATCGAGTTCCCGGAGAACGCCCGGATGAGTGCCCTCGCCGGTGCGCACCTGCTCGCGGTGCCGACGGCACAGATGACGCCTTTCGAGATCGTCGCCGATGTCGTGATCCGGGCGCGTGCCTGGGAGAACCAGATCTATCTGGCCTACATCAATCACGACGGTGTCGAGAACACGACGACCTACGTCGGCCGGAGCAGCATCGTCGGTCCCGATGGGGGTGTGCTGGACCGTATCGAATCGGGGAGCGGCACGATCATCGCCGAGATCGACACGGAAGCGGTCCGCTCAGCGCAGCGCGCCAACCCTTATCTCACCGATACTCGTCCCGAACTGAATGCGGCCCTCGTGACCAGGGACTCGCGCGTCGTGTGA
- a CDS encoding FAD-binding oxidoreductase, with protein sequence MRAAPALRRITRSDHEFETLCRGWNRRFHADPLEVVFPASTDEVAVALLDAQRRQIPFRIRSGGHSVDGFSGVADGIVIDLRDLNAVGVASDCTRAKVGAGAHLHDVYEALGQIDRVIPGGVGRSVGMGGLITGGGLGGLTRWLGALAHNVISFDLVDAQGQIHCVTPDSHPDLYWACLGAGGGNFGIITAFTLRLTPLSAAVWYRLSWPWSQFEDVYEAWQRWAPDTDSRLTPLLVMWPTTSANRIDVAGIFPGTPEELDDLLTHLLRDVPPPSEKQITPTTFVAAMAALLQKVGGESFDVGTRAATASPFFDQPLDRNLMRILRDWHTKAPGNSFVWCLPGGAELAAAAGRGIHSFAHGQMQQLMLIRSDWSDVRQDDACVSWVSGLYSLVQPYACGAYLNWTNTDVESRPHRLYRDSYARLVEIKHRYDPSSAFNFAQAIPVSVSAAEARRLQLPAVTLAELSNRGVLVD encoded by the coding sequence ATGCGAGCTGCTCCTGCTCTTAGACGCATCACTCGGTCCGATCATGAGTTCGAAACCTTGTGTCGTGGATGGAACCGGCGATTTCACGCGGACCCCCTGGAGGTTGTGTTTCCGGCCAGCACAGACGAGGTGGCCGTGGCTCTGCTGGATGCGCAGCGGCGGCAAATACCGTTTCGGATCCGCTCGGGTGGACACTCGGTAGACGGCTTCTCGGGCGTTGCGGATGGCATCGTCATTGACCTGAGAGATCTCAATGCCGTTGGTGTCGCCTCTGATTGCACGCGAGCCAAGGTGGGGGCTGGCGCTCATCTGCACGATGTCTATGAAGCACTAGGCCAGATCGACCGGGTAATACCGGGCGGGGTTGGCCGCTCGGTGGGTATGGGTGGTTTGATCACCGGCGGAGGGCTGGGCGGATTGACTCGCTGGCTGGGTGCGCTGGCTCACAACGTAATCTCATTCGACCTGGTTGATGCCCAAGGACAGATCCACTGTGTGACACCGGACAGCCATCCGGACTTGTATTGGGCCTGTCTTGGCGCTGGCGGAGGCAATTTCGGCATCATCACCGCCTTCACGCTACGGCTAACGCCGCTGTCTGCCGCCGTGTGGTATCGACTGTCATGGCCGTGGAGTCAGTTCGAGGACGTCTACGAGGCGTGGCAGCGGTGGGCACCGGACACCGATAGTCGGCTGACGCCACTGCTGGTGATGTGGCCGACAACGTCAGCCAACCGGATTGATGTGGCCGGCATCTTTCCGGGCACGCCCGAAGAGCTCGATGATTTGTTGACACATCTACTCAGGGATGTACCACCTCCGAGTGAAAAGCAAATAACACCAACCACATTCGTTGCCGCCATGGCGGCGCTACTGCAGAAGGTCGGCGGCGAGTCCTTTGACGTCGGTACCCGCGCGGCGACCGCGTCACCATTCTTCGACCAACCGCTGGACAGGAACCTCATGCGCATACTTCGCGATTGGCATACCAAAGCACCCGGCAACTCATTTGTATGGTGCCTGCCCGGTGGTGCAGAACTAGCCGCCGCCGCTGGCAGGGGAATCCACTCCTTCGCTCACGGTCAAATGCAGCAGCTGATGCTCATCCGGTCCGACTGGAGCGACGTACGCCAGGACGACGCCTGCGTCTCGTGGGTCAGTGGTCTTTACAGTCTGGTGCAGCCTTACGCCTGTGGCGCTTACCTCAACTGGACCAATACCGACGTCGAATCGCGGCCGCACCGGTTGTACCGCGACAGTTACGCCAGATTAGTTGAGATCAAACATCGCTACGACCCGAGCAGCGCCTTTAACTTTGCACAGGCGATCCCAGTCTCGGTATCCGCTGCGGAGGCACGGCGGCTCCAACTACCGGCAGTCACACTCGCCGAGCTGTCCAACCGAGGCGTCCTGGTCGACTAG